A genomic stretch from Bacillus sp. N1-1 includes:
- the essC gene encoding type VII secretion protein EssC, with the protein MEQLWVFFRDTYQTIELDKHSLPITIGTSINHSFTVPSSHSDEHVFSIKRKEQHYRLFKNDDEIMTVPLNKQSTFFQLGSEEVAIMITSKAKRHVYYIGDQQEITLSKASSDVQMNRLAEGIGLTLVRKKKHWTVTGTSPTTVYQNGSLLHRKSPLQIGDMLFLPMMTLTLIAEDILEITSPEAFETSLPEATIPSSEMKKKYPNYRRTPRMMYELPEDKIDLSFPTQESDRNNRSLWLIILPPLMMLIVMGLVALLIPRGIFILISVVMFATTLVTSTVQYFKDKSYQKKSKARKKRIYKRYLEDKRQELHELAQKQRKVLTFHYPSFERMKYLTEQVSDRLWERSLESPDFLQFRLGTGTVPASYKISVNSADMSTREMDELLEESQNLKQVYNELHSLPITANLFQGAIGLIGKEAVVKNELHQIIGQLAFFHSYHDVRFVFVFNEEEYANWEWMKWLPHFQMPGSFSKGFIYNEQTRDQLLSSIYEMIRERDLEEDKEKLRFAPHYVFIVSNHNLISDHVILEYLENEHTHLGLSTIFVAEAKESLSDNIHTLIRYINKNEGDIFIQEKKAAEISFELDQHQQSGNEEFSRMLRTLNHQRGITNSIPDKVSFLQMLNMEDIDELPISHNWVTNQSSKSLAAPVGLKGRQDVVELNLHEKAHGPHGLLAGTTGSGKSEFLQTYILSLAVHYHPHEVAFLLIDYKGGGMAQPFKQIPHLLGTITNIEGSENFSTRALASIKSELKKRQTIFDQYEVSHINDYTVLYKNGVAAEPMPHLFLISDEFAELKTEEPEFIKELVSAARIGRSLGVHLILATQKPGGVIDNQIWSNARFRVALKVQNVEDSREILKNGDAASLTVTGRAYLQVGNNEVYDLFQSAYSRATYMEDTSDMEDEVALVTDLGLVPLSELSSSEESKKKKQSEIEVIVDKIVDVQQELGLRRLPSPWLPPLEKRLYRHNFESNKKKMTFALLDEPEKQAQSPYNYELIKDGNVGIFGSSGFGKTQTILTLLMNIASTNTPEEAQFYLLDFGNGGLLSIKNLPHTGDYFLIDEERKLNKLLKFIQEEFTKRKRLFQREEVSSITMYNRLNEKPLPLLFITIDNYDLVKEELMDLDPIFTQFARDGQSLGIYLIVSATRLNSIRQALMNNLKTKIVHYLLDNSEAYTVLGRIPFAPEAVPGRAIMKKEKTHFGQIVLPAKGEDDYEQLASLKEEVQMLQEKYRDASKPEAIPMLPSDLTFKTFMTYIQASKPKNSYPIGLHEETVKPVSLSFTQTSHCLVLGQAQKGKTNIMRLLTQQALQQEGDHIAVFDSIDRGLFHLKDEEKTTYLETKEQIEEWMEQVTTEFKSREVKYHERMNTGQTLPEFSRVFLFIDGYGRFSQTLGNLLQDRMTTLMKNYSHLGLSIVASGSSNELTKGYDPLTVELKQVRQIILLMKKSDQTLINLPFDRKEPDIKAGFAYYVQSETAQKIQIPLVQIERKVHA; encoded by the coding sequence ATGGAGCAATTATGGGTCTTCTTTCGAGATACGTACCAAACGATTGAGCTTGATAAACATTCTCTACCCATTACGATCGGAACAAGTATCAATCACTCATTTACGGTCCCTTCCTCTCATTCGGATGAACACGTATTTTCGATAAAGCGTAAAGAACAACACTACCGATTGTTTAAAAATGATGATGAGATCATGACAGTGCCTCTAAATAAACAATCCACTTTTTTTCAATTAGGTTCTGAAGAAGTTGCCATCATGATAACGTCTAAAGCAAAGAGGCACGTTTATTATATTGGTGACCAGCAAGAAATAACTCTTTCGAAGGCCTCATCAGATGTTCAAATGAATCGTCTAGCTGAGGGCATTGGTTTAACCCTCGTTCGTAAGAAGAAACATTGGACAGTGACAGGTACCAGTCCAACAACCGTTTACCAAAATGGTTCGCTTTTACATAGAAAATCACCGCTTCAAATCGGAGATATGCTTTTCCTACCGATGATGACACTGACACTAATTGCTGAAGACATACTTGAGATAACAAGTCCAGAAGCATTTGAAACCTCTTTACCAGAAGCTACGATTCCGTCATCTGAGATGAAAAAGAAATACCCAAACTATCGTCGTACCCCGAGGATGATGTATGAGTTACCTGAGGATAAGATCGATCTTTCCTTTCCTACGCAAGAGTCGGATCGAAACAATCGAAGCCTATGGCTAATTATCCTACCACCATTAATGATGCTAATCGTAATGGGACTAGTGGCACTTCTTATTCCAAGGGGAATCTTTATCCTTATTTCTGTTGTGATGTTTGCGACAACGCTTGTCACATCAACGGTCCAATATTTCAAAGATAAAAGTTATCAAAAGAAATCAAAAGCACGTAAGAAAAGGATTTATAAAAGGTATCTTGAGGATAAACGACAAGAACTTCATGAACTGGCTCAAAAACAACGCAAAGTGCTAACTTTCCACTACCCTAGCTTTGAGCGAATGAAATACTTAACAGAGCAGGTTTCAGATCGTTTATGGGAACGTAGCCTTGAGAGTCCTGACTTCCTTCAATTTCGTTTGGGAACAGGAACGGTACCAGCAAGCTATAAAATTTCCGTCAATTCAGCCGACATGTCGACAAGAGAAATGGATGAGCTATTAGAAGAATCACAGAACCTGAAGCAAGTTTACAATGAACTACACTCCCTCCCAATTACTGCAAACCTATTTCAGGGAGCAATCGGTCTTATTGGTAAAGAAGCGGTTGTGAAGAATGAGCTTCATCAAATTATTGGACAGCTGGCCTTCTTCCACAGCTATCACGACGTTCGATTTGTCTTCGTTTTTAATGAAGAGGAATATGCCAATTGGGAATGGATGAAATGGTTACCTCACTTTCAAATGCCAGGTTCTTTTTCAAAAGGGTTTATTTATAATGAGCAAACGCGGGATCAGCTCCTTTCTTCGATCTATGAAATGATTCGAGAACGTGACCTAGAAGAAGATAAAGAAAAGCTACGTTTTGCACCACACTACGTGTTTATTGTTTCGAATCACAACTTAATCTCAGACCATGTCATTTTAGAGTATTTAGAGAACGAGCACACGCATCTAGGACTTTCAACGATTTTCGTCGCAGAAGCAAAGGAGAGTCTATCCGATAATATCCATACGCTCATTCGTTACATCAACAAAAACGAAGGAGATATTTTCATTCAAGAGAAAAAAGCCGCTGAAATCTCATTCGAACTTGATCAACACCAACAAAGCGGTAATGAAGAGTTCTCTCGAATGCTCCGCACCCTTAATCACCAACGCGGCATTACGAATTCAATTCCTGACAAAGTATCCTTCTTGCAGATGCTGAACATGGAAGATATTGATGAATTACCGATATCCCATAACTGGGTGACGAATCAATCGTCGAAGTCTCTTGCAGCACCAGTAGGACTTAAAGGACGACAAGACGTTGTAGAGTTGAACCTTCATGAGAAAGCTCACGGCCCACATGGATTACTAGCTGGTACAACAGGATCCGGGAAGAGTGAATTTTTGCAAACGTATATTCTTTCACTCGCCGTTCACTACCATCCACATGAAGTAGCGTTTCTATTAATTGACTATAAAGGTGGTGGAATGGCTCAGCCGTTTAAACAAATTCCTCACCTACTTGGAACGATTACAAATATCGAAGGTAGTGAAAATTTCAGTACGCGTGCACTCGCTTCCATTAAAAGCGAATTAAAGAAACGACAAACCATTTTTGATCAGTATGAAGTGAGTCACATAAACGACTATACAGTTCTTTATAAAAATGGCGTAGCAGCTGAGCCAATGCCTCACCTCTTTTTAATTTCGGATGAATTTGCTGAGTTAAAAACAGAAGAACCAGAGTTCATTAAAGAGCTTGTCAGCGCTGCACGAATTGGTCGAAGTCTAGGTGTACATCTTATACTTGCCACGCAAAAACCTGGTGGCGTGATTGATAATCAAATCTGGAGTAACGCTCGCTTCCGCGTCGCTCTAAAAGTACAAAATGTAGAGGATAGCCGTGAAATTTTAAAGAACGGTGATGCTGCATCACTAACCGTAACAGGGCGCGCATATTTACAGGTTGGGAATAACGAAGTATACGACTTATTCCAATCAGCCTATAGCCGAGCGACATATATGGAAGATACTTCGGATATGGAAGATGAAGTCGCTCTTGTGACTGACCTCGGTCTCGTTCCACTATCAGAGCTTTCATCTTCAGAAGAAAGCAAGAAAAAGAAGCAAAGCGAAATCGAAGTAATCGTAGATAAAATTGTTGATGTCCAGCAGGAACTTGGCCTAAGAAGATTACCAAGCCCATGGCTACCACCACTCGAAAAGCGATTGTATCGTCATAATTTTGAATCCAACAAGAAAAAAATGACGTTTGCCTTGCTGGATGAACCTGAAAAACAAGCCCAATCTCCATATAATTATGAGTTAATAAAGGATGGAAATGTTGGCATATTTGGCTCATCAGGATTCGGCAAGACACAAACCATTCTAACGTTACTTATGAATATCGCATCCACAAACACGCCAGAAGAAGCGCAATTCTATCTACTCGACTTCGGCAACGGGGGCTTATTATCGATTAAGAATTTACCTCATACGGGAGATTATTTCTTAATTGATGAGGAACGTAAATTAAATAAATTATTGAAATTTATTCAGGAGGAATTTACAAAGCGTAAACGACTTTTTCAGCGTGAAGAAGTGAGCTCCATTACGATGTACAATCGGTTAAATGAAAAACCTCTTCCCCTTCTCTTTATTACGATCGATAACTATGATCTTGTAAAAGAGGAGTTGATGGACCTTGATCCGATCTTCACTCAGTTTGCGCGAGACGGACAGTCGCTGGGAATTTATTTAATTGTCAGCGCCACCCGTTTAAATTCCATTCGACAAGCTCTCATGAATAACCTTAAAACGAAAATCGTTCATTATTTACTCGATAATTCAGAAGCTTACACCGTTCTTGGAAGAATCCCTTTTGCACCAGAAGCCGTCCCAGGTAGGGCGATTATGAAGAAAGAGAAAACACACTTCGGTCAAATCGTGCTACCAGCTAAAGGAGAAGATGATTACGAACAGCTAGCTTCATTGAAAGAAGAAGTTCAAATGCTCCAAGAGAAATACCGTGATGCGAGCAAACCTGAAGCGATTCCAATGCTACCGAGTGATCTTACTTTTAAAACATTCATGACGTACATTCAAGCTTCCAAACCAAAAAATTCTTATCCAATTGGACTGCATGAGGAAACAGTGAAGCCGGTTTCTCTCTCCTTTACGCAGACATCCCATTGTCTTGTGCTAGGACAAGCTCAGAAAGGTAAAACCAATATTATGCGTCTTCTTACCCAGCAAGCGTTACAGCAAGAAGGAGATCATATTGCCGTATTTGATTCAATCGATCGCGGGTTATTCCATTTAAAAGATGAGGAAAAGACAACTTATTTAGAAACAAAAGAACAAATCGAAGAATGGATGGAACAAGTGACAACTGAATTCAAGTCACGAGAGGTGAAGTACCACGAGAGGATGAATACTGGCCAAACCCTTCCTGAGTTTTCGAGAGTTTTCCTCTTTATCGATGGATATGGACGATTTTCTCAAACGCTCGGAAATCTCCTTCAGGATCGAATGACCACACTAATGAAAAACTATAGCCACCTCGGCTTAAGTATTGTTGCATCTGGCAGTAGCAATGAACTAACGAAAGGCTATGACCCGCTAACAGTTGAATTGAAACAAGTTCGTCAAATCATCTTATTAATGAAGAAATCCGATCAAACGCTCATTAACCTGCCTTTTGACAGGAAAGAACCCGATATTAAAGCCGGATTTGCTTATTATGTGCAAAGTGAAACCGCGCAAAAAATCCAAATTCCACTTGTTCAAATAGAAAGGAAGGTCCATGCGTGA
- the esaA gene encoding type VII secretion protein EsaA, whose amino-acid sequence MKEKKSILKLILVTAIILVLPLIYFTSIGENPMKKKESATKTIAVINEDTGTEEDEEVVKFGNDVPPILKSESEYNWEVVGRSAGENGLNNQKYDAIVYIPSTFSEKILTYDENQPEQTKLAFTVQNQLNALNKEQVLLELEQATNRVNTKMSSLYWNYVSNDLVNIQQEFDQIVEKEKAFQQTMLSFYTPSSKDLAEQMEQQVSMLANLQSTSENAEERAADQTDTMEGFQENLANFVTYTNDYREYQQKQQEVLEQIQADSVNSISQATEMPQPMFMNNKELFEGKSESVLENMSQVENQMIQQQEMFAGLKELRYNQVERQVNDFYTLQERILNYYQQLKDSMVLNELEGEIATLSNKLGDGDEIIIPDDPELPEVPEDPEEPVDPEDPSEEEDPTEDLTKLLKSLQDEEPPVIDEVGETNGSTPVDLSAERNELLAIAQEIVTLQETLIALEEPKVEDLQTASTTLLTLNDRIKQTEQQLLAKEGSENPLDGELEELKKLVETLTTENKSLLEQIEELTKEVEKLTKENETLSSQKETLMKQVDVLIESNTELKDLLVMVSDKIYRISSGINEKENAILASPALSQARKDTLSVYFQRPIKGANLTDVLQYYAYLDRYEATLNSMLSKNDVKETILQDNDLREEVNSMLELTNKEEGQWDAVGSQVPKTSDALTTLQDDFTVFLADYKNVLDTQQAKLLESLNGIEEEADNVLNQMQQSQQQTPDKTAQGTDIISNHDQVKSQMGSLYDWMDSIEDSQSEILSYTDELQSRVAEVQTDANTLNNKWETNVASTLMIRDDVFNVMGNAFVDGQSNDYVYDFLATPIDVTGSVFTDKKDTNLPPVVILFIILLSSLLIGYASYYFQHGPWWLQSILFLMLTSIVGLVISLYSLSIYPLGNDRSMEWTIFTILLLLSCAALIRVAFMSHHLIGWLVTVGLVALFVTPLLALSTPNFSFTDPMSRVYMSIQNSTQTLFSEGAMILFAILIVLIILQYALNKRSWTQIKKDEAHEA is encoded by the coding sequence GTGAAAGAAAAGAAAAGCATCCTGAAGCTCATTCTCGTAACAGCAATCATTTTAGTTCTCCCGCTCATTTACTTTACTTCCATTGGAGAAAATCCGATGAAAAAGAAAGAGAGCGCCACGAAAACGATCGCTGTCATCAATGAAGATACAGGAACCGAAGAAGACGAGGAAGTCGTAAAGTTTGGAAATGACGTCCCCCCTATTCTTAAGTCTGAATCTGAATACAATTGGGAGGTTGTTGGACGCAGTGCCGGAGAAAACGGATTAAACAATCAAAAATATGATGCCATTGTTTATATTCCCTCCACTTTCTCTGAGAAGATCCTAACGTACGACGAAAACCAACCGGAGCAAACAAAGTTGGCATTTACGGTACAGAATCAATTAAATGCTCTAAATAAAGAGCAAGTTTTGCTTGAACTTGAACAAGCAACGAATCGCGTGAACACGAAGATGTCTTCTCTTTATTGGAACTATGTTTCAAATGACCTCGTCAACATCCAACAAGAGTTTGACCAAATTGTAGAAAAAGAGAAAGCATTCCAACAAACGATGCTTTCCTTCTATACACCAAGTTCGAAGGATTTGGCCGAGCAGATGGAGCAGCAAGTTTCGATGCTTGCTAACCTTCAATCAACATCAGAAAATGCTGAGGAACGTGCAGCTGATCAAACGGATACGATGGAAGGGTTTCAAGAAAATCTAGCAAACTTTGTTACTTATACAAATGACTATCGTGAGTATCAGCAGAAGCAGCAAGAAGTTCTTGAACAAATTCAAGCCGATTCAGTCAATTCGATTTCACAGGCTACAGAGATGCCTCAGCCGATGTTTATGAACAATAAAGAACTGTTTGAAGGGAAATCTGAGAGCGTACTTGAAAACATGTCTCAGGTAGAAAACCAAATGATCCAGCAGCAAGAAATGTTCGCTGGTCTAAAAGAACTTCGATACAATCAGGTCGAGCGTCAGGTTAACGATTTCTATACGCTTCAAGAACGAATTCTAAATTACTACCAGCAACTTAAAGATTCAATGGTCTTAAATGAACTAGAAGGTGAAATCGCTACGCTTAGCAATAAACTTGGTGATGGTGACGAGATCATTATTCCGGATGATCCCGAACTTCCTGAAGTCCCTGAAGATCCAGAAGAACCTGTTGATCCAGAAGATCCTAGTGAAGAAGAGGATCCAACGGAAGACCTTACGAAACTTCTAAAAAGTTTACAAGATGAAGAGCCTCCTGTAATCGATGAAGTTGGAGAAACAAATGGTTCAACTCCTGTTGATCTAAGCGCAGAACGGAACGAGCTATTAGCGATTGCTCAGGAAATTGTTACGCTACAAGAAACATTGATCGCCCTAGAAGAACCAAAAGTAGAAGATCTGCAAACCGCATCGACAACGTTACTAACGCTTAACGATCGCATCAAGCAAACGGAACAACAGCTTCTAGCCAAAGAAGGTAGCGAAAATCCACTAGATGGCGAACTAGAAGAATTAAAGAAGCTTGTTGAAACGCTCACAACAGAAAATAAAAGTTTACTTGAACAAATTGAAGAGTTAACAAAGGAAGTTGAGAAGCTAACGAAGGAAAACGAAACGCTCTCTTCTCAAAAAGAAACGTTAATGAAACAGGTTGATGTGTTAATAGAATCAAATACTGAGTTAAAAGATTTACTCGTGATGGTATCTGATAAAATTTATCGTATTTCCTCTGGAATTAATGAAAAGGAAAATGCGATTTTAGCATCTCCTGCTCTCTCACAAGCAAGAAAAGATACGCTATCCGTCTATTTCCAACGTCCGATTAAAGGGGCGAACTTAACAGATGTTCTTCAGTACTATGCCTATCTAGACCGATATGAAGCAACACTTAATAGCATGCTTTCTAAAAACGACGTGAAGGAAACCATCTTGCAGGACAATGATCTTCGTGAAGAAGTAAATAGCATGTTAGAACTAACGAACAAAGAAGAAGGTCAATGGGACGCGGTTGGCTCACAAGTACCGAAGACGAGCGATGCCCTAACGACGTTACAAGATGATTTCACTGTCTTTTTAGCAGACTACAAAAACGTTCTCGATACCCAGCAAGCAAAATTACTTGAAAGCTTAAACGGAATTGAAGAAGAAGCAGATAATGTTCTAAATCAAATGCAACAGTCTCAGCAGCAAACCCCTGATAAAACAGCACAGGGCACAGATATCATAAGTAATCATGACCAGGTTAAGAGTCAGATGGGTTCTTTGTATGATTGGATGGATTCTATTGAAGATAGCCAATCTGAAATTCTTTCGTACACAGATGAACTCCAGTCTCGAGTAGCTGAAGTGCAGACAGATGCCAACACACTAAATAACAAGTGGGAAACGAACGTCGCTTCCACTCTTATGATTCGTGATGACGTTTTTAACGTTATGGGGAACGCGTTTGTAGATGGCCAATCTAATGATTACGTCTATGATTTCCTTGCTACTCCAATTGACGTAACGGGAAGCGTCTTTACTGATAAGAAAGATACAAATCTTCCACCAGTGGTCATTTTGTTTATTATTCTCTTAAGCAGCTTGTTGATTGGATATGCAAGTTACTACTTCCAACATGGTCCATGGTGGTTACAAAGTATTTTATTCTTAATGCTGACAAGTATCGTGGGGCTTGTGATCAGCCTCTACAGTTTATCGATTTATCCATTAGGAAACGATCGTTCCATGGAATGGACCATCTTTACGATCTTACTACTATTAAGTTGTGCGGCGCTCATTCGCGTAGCCTTTATGAGTCACCATTTGATCGGATGGCTCGTTACCGTTGGCCTCGTCGCCCTGTTTGTAACACCTTTATTAGCTCTTTCAACACCAAACTTTAGCTTTACTGATCCAATGTCTCGCGTGTATATGTCAATCCAGAACAGTACACAAACGCTCTTTTCAGAAGGTGCGATGATTTTATTCGCCATTTTGATCGTCCTGATCATTCTTCAATATGCTTTAAACAAGCGATCATGGACACAAATTAAAAAGGATGAGGCCCATGAAGCCTAA
- the essA gene encoding type VII secretion protein EssA, translating into MKPKIIFLFTLIFLCCHIIPVAAEGNTDINELLPNEYKKNKFKKNTDLIHDSSNTKEMEEISEDQKTISFNGEKVFNPEGTRNELFLSMSKENSTIKDKAENLNLFSETETVAFTSTNAEDSETTSSSFQLLIGILIGVCLIVLIIVLVIYNRLSSSKS; encoded by the coding sequence ATGAAGCCTAAGATCATTTTCCTATTCACCTTGATTTTTCTCTGCTGTCACATCATTCCAGTGGCAGCAGAGGGAAACACAGACATCAATGAGCTATTACCGAATGAGTACAAAAAGAACAAATTCAAGAAAAATACTGACTTAATTCATGACTCCTCCAATACGAAGGAAATGGAAGAGATATCTGAAGATCAGAAGACGATATCTTTCAATGGAGAAAAGGTTTTTAATCCTGAGGGCACCCGAAATGAACTATTTCTTTCAATGAGTAAAGAAAATAGTACGATTAAAGATAAAGCGGAGAATCTCAATCTTTTCTCTGAAACAGAGACAGTAGCTTTTACATCGACTAACGCAGAAGATAGCGAAACGACGTCGTCCTCCTTTCAACTTCTGATTGGAATTTTAATCGGTGTATGTCTCATCGTCCTAATTATAGTGCTAGTCATCTATAATCGATTATCGTCATCAAAAAGCTAA